From a region of the Cyanobacterium sp. T60_A2020_053 genome:
- a CDS encoding type II toxin-antitoxin system RelE/ParE family toxin produces the protein MKIEFRKSFEKDIKKIKDVKLLRKTQLIIEEIEKLDNLQQINNIKPLKGETNYYRIRIGNYRMGIYADENVVRFVRFLHRQEIYQNFP, from the coding sequence ATGAAAATAGAATTTAGAAAAAGTTTTGAAAAAGACATAAAAAAAATTAAAGATGTAAAATTGTTACGCAAAACTCAATTAATTATTGAAGAAATCGAAAAATTAGATAACTTACAACAAATTAACAATATTAAACCTTTAAAAGGAGAAACAAATTATTATCGTATCAGAATAGGAAACTATCGAATGGGTATATACGCCGATGAAAATGTTGTTAGATTCGTTCGATTTTTGCATCGTCAAGAAATTTATCAAAATTTTCCCTAA
- a CDS encoding transposase, with the protein MSICTPIYHQLLNLLRQHTTYKDLRHLQALALMIHALISSGTINLNEWEAYVCSGRAIPFLWKAMEHNSSTVAFREYKLILRLAPKILSEYDDVMVLADRGFANYQILRWLQTTNWDYCLRLPIDVHMGNGKCKGKQLKTLLPPVGEATFYHNVFLWLENQCQCNLVLANVRGINDPWAIITSEKPTLETLWQYGLRFSMEELFLDSKSGAFQLEQSKIRNSKSLDRLYLVVALAILFSTSQGMAVQIKGLRTQVDPHYSRGISYFKIGLRWLTGVIHKGRNLFPPMPLLSKDPEPCFASKKAKEDYYDAIWFSRIKEIKYYI; encoded by the coding sequence TCTGTACTCCTATTTATCATCAACTACTTAATCTGCTTCGTCAACATACCACTTACAAAGATTTACGTCATCTTCAAGCACTAGCTTTGATGATTCATGCACTGATTTCTAGTGGTACGATTAATTTAAATGAATGGGAGGCTTATGTTTGTAGTGGTCGAGCTATTCCGTTTCTGTGGAAAGCTATGGAACATAATAGTTCTACTGTTGCTTTTCGAGAATATAAATTAATTCTCAGATTAGCACCAAAAATATTATCGGAATATGATGATGTGATGGTACTAGCAGATCGAGGGTTTGCTAATTACCAAATACTACGTTGGTTACAAACTACAAACTGGGATTATTGTTTACGTTTACCCATTGATGTCCATATGGGCAATGGTAAATGTAAAGGTAAGCAGTTAAAAACACTTTTACCTCCTGTGGGAGAAGCTACTTTTTATCACAATGTTTTTTTATGGCTAGAGAATCAATGCCAATGTAACTTAGTGTTGGCAAATGTGAGAGGAATAAATGATCCTTGGGCAATTATTACTTCAGAGAAACCTACCTTAGAAACATTATGGCAGTATGGATTGAGATTTTCTATGGAAGAATTATTTTTAGATAGTAAGTCTGGGGCATTTCAACTAGAACAGTCCAAAATTCGTAACTCAAAATCTTTAGACAGGCTATATCTGGTGGTCGCATTGGCAATCTTATTTTCCACTTCTCAAGGTATGGCAGTTCAAATTAAGGGATTACGAACTCAGGTCGATCCACATTATTCAAGGGGAATTAGTTATTTTAAAATAGGTTTGCGTTGGCTCACAGGTGTAATTCATAAAGGGAGAAATTTATTTCCACCCATGCCATTATTATCGAAAGACCCAGAACCTTGTTTCGCCTCAAAAAAAGCAAAAGAAGATTATTATGATGCCATTTGGTTCAGTCGAATAAAAGAGATAAAATACTATATTTAA